The following are encoded together in the Ezakiella massiliensis genome:
- a CDS encoding ABC transporter permease, translating into MKYAFLNFIRDRITLFWMILFPLFLMTILISAMPDEDTKLEVKAYMSPENVAANYMEETGIFKFTLSDDYKDPLKNGDIAGYIDKDSNVILAGNGFSASLLKSFADNILRAQKDPQALQAAMQAKAIENKSKNVSYKASFFFALMAMISYMCAYSGVSSVELYQANITKPAMRFLISPSSKLKAIINQFIISMVMQALVLTISIFYAKYVLGEDFISNYKMTYLIFMVGSIFSYSLGLMTVYLGNISSNARGAIVQTTMMILSGAAGLYGIYFRQVLNKVFGIFADYNPVKMVGDGIYQANTLGSVEGIKSQVFIILGISLAFILFAALKMKENRYDSI; encoded by the coding sequence ATGAAGTATGCATTTTTAAATTTTATTAGGGATAGAATCACACTTTTTTGGATGATACTCTTTCCCTTGTTTTTGATGACCATATTGATTTCGGCCATGCCAGACGAGGACACAAAGCTTGAAGTCAAGGCCTATATGAGTCCCGAAAATGTGGCTGCAAATTACATGGAGGAGACGGGAATTTTTAAATTCACCCTGTCTGATGACTACAAGGACCCGCTAAAAAATGGCGACATAGCTGGTTATATTGACAAGGATTCCAATGTAATTTTGGCAGGTAATGGCTTTTCTGCTAGCTTATTAAAGTCCTTTGCAGACAATATTTTGCGAGCCCAAAAAGATCCTCAGGCCCTTCAAGCTGCAATGCAAGCTAAAGCAATAGAAAACAAGAGCAAAAATGTTTCCTACAAGGCCTCGTTTTTCTTTGCCCTTATGGCCATGATCTCATATATGTGCGCCTATAGCGGTGTGTCCTCGGTCGAACTTTACCAGGCCAACATCACCAAGCCCGCTATGAGGTTTTTGATAAGCCCGTCTTCAAAGTTAAAGGCCATTATAAATCAATTTATTATCTCCATGGTCATGCAGGCCTTGGTTCTTACTATATCAATTTTTTACGCCAAGTATGTCCTCGGCGAGGATTTTATTTCCAATTACAAGATGACTTATTTGATTTTTATGGTTGGATCAATTTTTTCCTATTCCTTGGGCCTAATGACCGTATATCTGGGAAATATTTCCTCCAACGCTCGTGGGGCCATAGTCCAAACAACTATGATGATTTTATCTGGAGCAGCTGGCTTATACGGAATTTATTTTAGGCAGGTTTTAAACAAAGTTTTTGGGATCTTTGCAGACTACAATCCTGTTAAGATGGTTGGGGATGGAATTTATCAGGCCAACACCCTGGGGAGTGTAGAAGGGATAAAATCGCAAGTCTTTATTATCCTGGGGATCAGCCTGGCCTTTATATTATTCGCCGCCCTTAAGATGAAGGAGAATCGCTATGATAGTATTTAA
- a CDS encoding ABC transporter ATP-binding protein: MVVEIRDLVKKYKDLTALDHFDLSINEGDRLALLGPNGCGKTTAINCIMGLLKFNSGSVKVFGEDMGPDRNDIKARIGLVPQDIVVSDNLNVRENIDYFCGLYEKNSLKRKEMVDEAIRFTQLKDYQKFFPKKLSGGLKRRLNIACGIAHNPDFLILDEPTVAVDAQTRSFILNEIKTLCDKGMTILYTTHYLDEVEQVAEKIVIMEKGKSIASGTADELKDMISTKELISIKLDADQDLSEDLKSIANVSDLTKENGLYKLAFNKGKDNLKHLMDFLEGRDLKYDAIYSERPSLEHVFLELTGRDLRE; this comes from the coding sequence ATGGTTGTTGAGATTAGAGATTTAGTTAAAAAATATAAGGACCTGACTGCCCTTGATCATTTCGATTTATCGATTAATGAGGGGGACAGGCTGGCTCTTTTGGGGCCCAACGGTTGTGGCAAGACTACTGCCATTAACTGCATTATGGGTTTACTTAAATTTAATTCTGGATCCGTCAAAGTTTTTGGCGAAGACATGGGGCCAGACAGGAATGATATCAAGGCGCGTATAGGTTTGGTTCCTCAGGATATTGTGGTGTCTGATAATCTAAATGTTCGTGAAAATATTGATTATTTTTGTGGCCTTTATGAAAAGAATTCTCTTAAGAGAAAGGAAATGGTCGACGAGGCCATTCGTTTCACCCAGCTCAAGGACTACCAAAAGTTTTTCCCGAAGAAATTATCGGGAGGTCTGAAGCGGAGGTTAAATATTGCTTGTGGCATTGCCCACAATCCGGACTTTTTAATTCTGGACGAGCCGACTGTTGCCGTTGACGCTCAGACCAGGAGTTTTATTTTAAATGAAATCAAGACCCTTTGCGACAAGGGGATGACAATTTTATACACAACTCATTACCTTGACGAGGTTGAACAGGTGGCGGAAAAAATCGTAATTATGGAAAAGGGCAAGTCAATTGCATCGGGCACAGCTGATGAGCTCAAGGACATGATTTCCACCAAGGAACTCATCAGTATAAAACTAGATGCTGATCAAGATTTGTCGGAAGACTTAAAGTCCATTGCCAATGTAAGCGATTTGACCAAGGAAAATGGCCTTTATAAGTTGGCCTTTAACAAGGGCAAGGATAATTTAAAACACCTGATGGATTTCTTGGAAGGCAGAGATTTAAAATACGATGCAATTTATTCTGAAAGGCCGAGTTTGGAACACGTTTTCCTAGAGTTAACTGGTAGGGACTTAAGAGAATGA
- a CDS encoding IS3 family transposase has translation MHSKLRQEAQYLTVDIFKEKGYQVKTICEILKISRSSYYKYKKRQKPEKEKQDELLSSLIVEYHRTYDGILGYRRMTMFINKLNHKNYSEQYIYRLMKLLGIQARIRRKKVIRKTIEPFYTRENILKRKFKAEKPNEKWLTDITEFSIPGENKKLYLSAILDLYDNSIIEYELSYRSNAEIVFKMFDKAIDKYPDAKPIFHSDRGCQYTSRAFKRKVEDQGMKHSMSRVGKCIDNGPMEGFFGILKAEMFYDKEFNSLEELKDRIINYIEFYNNERFQKRLNCMAPLEYREHAV, from the coding sequence ATACACTCAAAATTACGTCAAGAAGCTCAGTACCTTACGGTCGACATCTTCAAAGAAAAAGGATACCAAGTAAAAACCATCTGTGAAATACTAAAGATCTCAAGAAGCAGCTACTACAAATACAAAAAGAGACAAAAACCTGAAAAAGAAAAACAAGATGAATTACTAAGTAGCTTAATAGTTGAATACCATAGAACCTATGACGGAATCCTAGGCTACAGAAGAATGACCATGTTCATAAACAAATTAAACCACAAAAACTACTCAGAACAATACATCTACAGACTAATGAAGCTCCTAGGAATACAAGCAAGAATTAGAAGAAAGAAAGTAATTAGAAAAACAATAGAACCATTCTACACAAGAGAAAACATCCTTAAAAGAAAATTCAAAGCAGAAAAACCAAACGAAAAGTGGCTCACAGATATAACAGAATTTAGCATACCTGGAGAAAACAAAAAGCTCTACCTAAGCGCAATACTTGATCTATACGACAACAGCATCATAGAATATGAATTGTCCTACAGAAGCAATGCAGAGATTGTATTTAAAATGTTTGACAAGGCCATAGACAAATATCCTGATGCAAAACCAATATTCCACAGTGACCGTGGTTGTCAGTATACATCAAGAGCATTTAAAAGAAAGGTGGAAGACCAAGGTATGAAACATAGTATGTCAAGGGTAGGTAAATGTATAGATAACGGACCAATGGAAGGATTTTTCGGCATATTAAAGGCAGAAATGTTTTATGACAAAGAGTTTAATTCTTTAGAAGAATTAAAAGACAGAATTATTAATTATATTGAATTTTACAACAACGAGAGGTTTCAAAAAAGATTAAACTGCATGGCTCCGTTGGAGTACAGAGAGCATGCAGTTTAA
- a CDS encoding helix-turn-helix domain-containing protein: MGKIKFDLETKIQACREYEKGNKSFIEIAKEINAGDTTVASWYVKYKEKGEEALKSRTSNGSFSKEFKMKVVQDYLTGNYSYQQLGHKYNISHSTAGKWVNMWYNGITLKDTKQKREEDSMKAKETTYEERIEIVKWILDNNNNYNKAAEKFNLNYALVYKWTQSFLKEGEEGLKYKKRGPKFKTEIDESKLTDTEKLKLELEKEKEIRKRLELELEVLKKKEAMEKQLYTQNYVKKLSTLRSTSSKKKDTK, translated from the coding sequence ATGGGGAAAATTAAATTTGACTTAGAAACAAAAATACAAGCATGTAGAGAATACGAAAAAGGAAACAAATCATTCATAGAAATAGCCAAAGAAATAAATGCAGGAGATACAACTGTCGCCTCATGGTATGTAAAGTACAAGGAAAAAGGAGAAGAGGCTCTAAAGTCAAGAACTTCAAACGGAAGTTTTTCAAAAGAATTTAAAATGAAGGTAGTTCAAGACTACCTTACAGGAAACTACTCCTACCAGCAACTTGGACATAAATATAATATATCACACTCAACTGCAGGTAAATGGGTTAACATGTGGTATAATGGAATTACACTCAAAGATACAAAACAAAAAAGAGAGGAAGATTCCATGAAAGCCAAAGAAACCACATATGAAGAAAGAATTGAAATAGTAAAATGGATCCTAGACAACAACAATAATTACAATAAGGCAGCAGAAAAATTCAATCTAAACTATGCACTTGTATACAAATGGACACAAAGCTTCTTAAAAGAAGGAGAAGAAGGCTTAAAGTACAAAAAAAGAGGGCCTAAATTCAAAACTGAAATAGATGAAAGTAAACTCACAGACACAGAGAAATTAAAACTTGAACTTGAAAAAGAAAAAGAAATTAGAAAAAGACTTGAATTAGAGCTTGAAGTTCTTAAAAAAAAAGAAGCTATGGAAAAACAGCTATACACTCAAAATTACGTCAAGAAGCTCAGTACCTTACGGTCGACATCTTCAAAGAAAAAGGATACCAAGTAA
- a CDS encoding DMT family transporter — protein sequence MDENIKKASILMLLSAFSFAIMQMAVKYSAQTVPVVELVVMRNLFLVFTSIISLKKQGKPYVRDKKNIPKLFLRGFFGMLGVLLYFIATKYLPTAEAAILQKSSPFFVVVFAAILLKEKVTKIDVISLILAFVGVAIITKPTGDFNIYSIVAFLSALFAAMAYVIIGMLKGKEEGETVMLAFGLVTVVILAPFMIKGFKVPNAKEALGMIMVGIGGACGQYFLTKSYLMAPASKVSIYNYSSVVFSSIFGYFLFGDKIDFATGIGMVLVFVAALISFKSTQKA from the coding sequence ATGGATGAAAATATTAAAAAAGCCAGTATATTAATGCTGCTATCTGCATTTTCCTTTGCGATAATGCAGATGGCAGTAAAATATTCTGCACAGACAGTACCAGTGGTAGAGCTTGTTGTAATGAGAAATTTATTTTTGGTATTCACCTCAATAATCTCATTAAAAAAACAGGGCAAACCATATGTAAGGGATAAAAAGAATATACCAAAACTATTTTTAAGAGGATTTTTTGGCATGCTTGGCGTGCTTTTGTATTTTATAGCCACCAAATACCTGCCAACAGCAGAGGCGGCCATCCTACAAAAGTCGAGTCCGTTTTTTGTAGTGGTCTTTGCAGCCATACTATTAAAGGAAAAAGTTACAAAAATCGATGTAATCTCTTTAATTTTAGCCTTTGTGGGCGTGGCTATAATCACCAAGCCAACAGGGGACTTTAATATCTATTCAATAGTCGCATTTTTGTCAGCCCTCTTTGCAGCCATGGCCTATGTAATAATTGGCATGCTCAAGGGCAAGGAAGAAGGCGAGACAGTAATGTTAGCCTTTGGTTTGGTAACAGTAGTAATTTTAGCGCCTTTTATGATCAAGGGATTTAAAGTACCAAATGCCAAAGAAGCACTTGGTATGATAATGGTTGGCATCGGCGGAGCTTGCGGCCAATACTTTTTGACCAAGAGCTATCTCATGGCACCAGCTTCAAAGGTAAGCATTTACAATTACTCAAGTGTAGTCTTCTCATCAATCTTTGGTTACTTCCTATTCGGAGACAAGATTGATTTCGCAACAGGAATTGGAATGGTCCTTGTATTTGTGGCGGCACTAATATCTTTTAAGTCAACACAAAAGGCATAA
- a CDS encoding cob(I)yrinic acid a,c-diamide adenosyltransferase: protein MLFCITGNGKGKTTSCIGMAIRMLGNGGKVFFMQFMKGSEYSEIKALKTFENIETHLAGRKGFIKRNAEEEDKKAAREGWDLFVKKLDEDFDLYILDELNVAMFYELLPMDEVKGVLEKAAEEKDIVISGRYAPEELQEIAKMVSNVQEVKHHYQEGIPARKGIEF from the coding sequence ATGTTATTTTGTATTACAGGAAACGGGAAAGGCAAGACCACCTCATGCATAGGCATGGCCATAAGGATGCTTGGCAATGGCGGCAAGGTATTTTTTATGCAATTTATGAAGGGCAGCGAGTACAGCGAAATCAAAGCCCTCAAGACCTTTGAAAATATTGAAACACATTTGGCAGGCAGAAAAGGCTTTATCAAAAGAAATGCTGAAGAAGAAGACAAAAAGGCAGCCCGCGAAGGCTGGGATCTCTTTGTTAAAAAGCTTGACGAAGACTTTGACCTTTATATTCTAGATGAGTTAAATGTAGCAATGTTTTATGAACTCCTGCCAATGGACGAAGTCAAAGGCGTCTTAGAAAAGGCAGCAGAAGAAAAAGATATAGTAATCTCAGGCAGGTATGCACCAGAAGAACTCCAAGAAATCGCAAAGATGGTTTCCAATGTTCAAGAGGTCAAACACCACTACCAAGAAGGAATTCCTGCCAGAAAGGGAATTGAATTTTAA
- the gpmA gene encoding 2,3-diphosphoglycerate-dependent phosphoglycerate mutase has product MKLVLVRHGQSEWNLQNKFTGWVDVDLSEKGYAEAKHAGEILKDHGLEFDKAYTSVLKRAIKTLNIILEESDQLWLPTVKSWRLNERHYGALQGLNKAETAEKYGDEKVHIWRRSYDTLPPLMNADDDLSQVNDRRYLKDVVPMAENLKITLERVMPIWQDQIEPDLRDGKNIIIAAHGNSLRALTKHLEGISDEDIMGLEIPTGSPIIYELDHDLKVIDKKTFK; this is encoded by the coding sequence ATGAAACTTGTACTTGTAAGACATGGCCAAAGCGAATGGAATTTGCAAAATAAATTCACAGGCTGGGTTGATGTTGATTTAAGCGAAAAAGGATACGCCGAAGCTAAACATGCTGGCGAAATCCTAAAAGATCATGGTTTAGAATTTGACAAGGCTTATACCTCGGTATTAAAACGCGCTATAAAGACTTTAAATATAATATTAGAAGAAAGCGACCAACTTTGGTTGCCAACTGTCAAGTCCTGGAGGTTAAACGAAAGACACTACGGTGCCCTCCAAGGTTTAAATAAGGCAGAGACAGCCGAAAAATATGGAGATGAAAAAGTTCACATTTGGAGGAGGTCCTACGACACCCTACCACCACTTATGAATGCAGATGATGACTTAAGTCAAGTAAATGACAGACGCTATCTCAAAGACGTGGTTCCTATGGCAGAAAATTTAAAGATTACTCTTGAAAGGGTAATGCCTATTTGGCAAGATCAAATTGAACCTGACTTAAGAGATGGAAAAAATATAATTATAGCAGCCCACGGCAACTCTCTAAGAGCCCTCACCAAACACCTGGAAGGAATTTCAGATGAAGATATTATGGGCCTTGAGATACCAACAGGCAGCCCAATTATTTACGAGCTCGATCACGATTTAAAAGTAATTGATAAAAAGACATTTAAATAG
- a CDS encoding HU family DNA-binding protein, producing MNKSELVAAIAEKTEMTKKDSERALNATIESITEALSSGDKVQLIGFGTFEVRERKAREGRNPRNPEEVIKIPATKAPAFKAGKALKESVNTKKKSKKK from the coding sequence ATGAATAAATCCGAATTAGTTGCAGCAATTGCTGAAAAAACTGAAATGACAAAAAAAGATTCAGAAAGAGCATTAAACGCTACAATCGAATCAATCACAGAAGCTCTATCAAGTGGTGACAAAGTACAATTAATTGGCTTTGGTACATTTGAAGTAAGAGAAAGAAAAGCTAGAGAAGGCAGAAACCCAAGAAACCCAGAAGAAGTTATCAAGATTCCTGCAACAAAAGCTCCAGCTTTCAAAGCAGGTAAAGCTCTTAAAGAATCAGTTAACACAAAGAAAAAATCAAAAAAGAAATAA
- a CDS encoding SAM-dependent methyltransferase encodes MITIAGIGFGEKNAVTIEAIEAMKEADKVILRTVHHPSVDLLREEGIDFEALDYMYETIEDFENLYQSIAEYVYDQAKDKNVCYVVPGSPSIAESTVKRLREMTDDLKYIEAVSFIEPCFSLAKIDPVEGALFLDAMDVDLANINPRLNIMITQAWNEFLLSDVKLKLMEIYDDEKIVYAINNAGIKNEETCDKIFLYELDRKVKADIRLTIIVPAEKISGPMDIIKAAMEGKAFKKTGFDEVDRDKENLYKILFEIGENINEGLYDFKDLFIED; translated from the coding sequence ATGATTACAATAGCAGGAATAGGTTTTGGAGAAAAAAACGCAGTTACAATTGAAGCCATAGAGGCCATGAAGGAGGCGGACAAAGTCATCTTAAGAACTGTCCACCACCCAAGCGTAGACCTTTTAAGGGAAGAGGGCATTGACTTTGAAGCCCTGGATTATATGTACGAGACAATTGAAGATTTTGAAAACTTATACCAGTCCATAGCCGAATACGTCTATGACCAGGCCAAGGACAAAAACGTTTGCTATGTTGTGCCAGGCAGTCCATCGATTGCAGAGTCCACAGTAAAAAGGCTGAGGGAGATGACAGACGACCTCAAATATATAGAGGCAGTTAGCTTTATAGAGCCGTGTTTTTCTTTGGCCAAGATTGACCCAGTCGAAGGGGCGCTCTTTTTGGACGCCATGGATGTGGACCTTGCCAATATAAACCCCAGGCTCAATATAATGATCACCCAAGCTTGGAATGAATTTTTGCTAAGCGATGTCAAACTCAAACTCATGGAAATTTACGACGACGAGAAAATTGTCTACGCTATTAATAACGCCGGCATAAAAAACGAAGAGACTTGCGATAAAATTTTCCTCTACGAGCTTGACAGAAAGGTCAAAGCCGATATCAGGCTGACGATTATTGTTCCAGCTGAAAAAATTAGCGGGCCCATGGATATTATTAAGGCAGCTATGGAAGGAAAGGCTTTCAAAAAGACAGGATTTGATGAAGTCGACCGAGATAAAGAAAATTTATATAAAATATTATTTGAAATTGGCGAAAACATTAATGAAGGCTTGTATGATTTTAAAGATCTATTTATAGAAGACTAA